Proteins encoded within one genomic window of Pararhizobium capsulatum DSM 1112:
- a CDS encoding putative bifunctional diguanylate cyclase/phosphodiesterase — MMFKVFPLSSELRNAIVGMVAGALLPTALLYGHGIFGGGSFLSFGATALFSAIVLPLMSGALIFQWSRSRARLVEELERRRETEQQLSRAVHTDQLTGVANRFALERDMNMQSPETDGENGYGALLLLDLDRFKFVNDTMGHDAGDQLLITLSRRLTGTLNGIAGVYRLGGDEFVVLISGAPSEGKVQDIISAVEALFTEPFELDAGKFWTCASIGVALAQDSDGSMTELLKQADLALYKAKEIPGNSHVYYSLEMAQEACRKLEIEHDLSRALAAGEFFLQYQPIVGVESRAVRSFEALIRWHHPQKGIIQPDVFIGAAEKTGMILPIGNWVMRTACQEASHWPSPTGVAVNVAGDQFKDRSFVPYVKQCLADAGLAPGRLTIEVTESIFSVDAAVICESLAELRSHGVRIALDDFGVGFSSINNLRRFPLDQLKVDRSFTRAMLANSRDAELVDIILQLGNTFQVSTTIEGIETEGQMEFVRALGASEAQGFLISRPVGAEDVMGILDRDLLKGEGRLA, encoded by the coding sequence ATGATGTTTAAGGTGTTTCCGCTCAGCTCCGAACTCAGAAATGCCATCGTAGGCATGGTGGCAGGAGCACTTTTGCCCACTGCTCTGCTTTATGGTCACGGCATCTTCGGCGGTGGATCGTTTCTTTCCTTCGGTGCTACGGCGCTGTTCAGCGCTATCGTGCTGCCGCTGATGAGCGGTGCGCTGATCTTTCAATGGAGCCGCTCGCGCGCTCGCCTCGTTGAGGAGCTTGAGCGTCGTCGTGAAACTGAGCAGCAACTCTCCCGTGCCGTTCACACCGATCAGCTCACAGGCGTGGCAAATCGTTTCGCCCTCGAGCGCGACATGAATATGCAGTCCCCCGAGACAGACGGGGAAAATGGTTATGGGGCGCTGCTGCTTCTCGACCTCGATCGTTTCAAGTTCGTCAATGATACCATGGGACATGACGCCGGAGACCAGCTCCTCATCACACTCAGCCGTCGCCTGACCGGAACGCTCAATGGCATTGCCGGTGTCTATCGGCTCGGTGGCGACGAATTTGTCGTTCTCATCTCCGGGGCGCCTTCCGAAGGTAAAGTCCAGGACATTATTAGCGCCGTGGAGGCACTCTTTACCGAACCGTTTGAACTCGACGCCGGCAAGTTCTGGACATGCGCCAGCATCGGCGTTGCGCTGGCACAGGATAGCGACGGCTCGATGACTGAACTCCTGAAGCAGGCTGATCTGGCGCTTTACAAGGCGAAGGAAATTCCCGGCAACAGCCATGTCTACTACAGCCTGGAAATGGCGCAGGAAGCCTGCCGCAAACTGGAGATCGAGCACGATCTTTCCCGTGCGCTGGCGGCTGGCGAATTCTTTCTTCAATATCAGCCGATCGTCGGCGTGGAGAGCCGTGCGGTGCGTTCCTTTGAGGCGCTCATCCGCTGGCACCATCCCCAGAAGGGCATCATTCAGCCCGATGTTTTTATCGGAGCCGCTGAAAAGACGGGCATGATCCTGCCGATCGGCAACTGGGTGATGCGCACCGCCTGCCAGGAAGCCTCGCATTGGCCGTCGCCGACGGGTGTGGCCGTCAATGTGGCCGGTGATCAGTTCAAGGACCGTTCCTTCGTCCCCTATGTCAAGCAATGCCTTGCCGATGCCGGACTGGCGCCGGGGCGTCTGACGATCGAAGTGACCGAATCGATCTTCTCCGTCGATGCCGCCGTCATCTGCGAGAGCTTGGCGGAGCTGCGGTCTCATGGCGTGCGCATTGCACTCGACGATTTTGGTGTCGGCTTCTCCTCGATCAACAATCTTCGCCGTTTTCCGCTCGATCAACTCAAGGTAGATCGCTCCTTTACCCGCGCCATGCTTGCCAACAGCCGCGATGCCGAACTTGTCGATATCATTCTCCAGCTCGGCAACACGTTCCAGGTCTCGACGACCATCGAAGGAATCGAGACGGAGGGACAGATGGAATTTGTCCGTGCGCTCGGAGCCTCCGAAGCTCAGGGCTTCCTGATTTCCCGTCCGGTCGGCGCCGAGGATGTCATGGGCATTCTCGACCGCGATCTCCTCAAGGGCGAGGGGCGTCTCGCCTGA
- a CDS encoding DUF3419 family protein has translation MTDLAPDAGYSRKNDKLKTALIQHDALSFAGLSERLFGLLFSGLVYPQIWEDPDVDMEAMQLTSAHRIVTIGSGGCNMLAYLSAGPNQIDVVDLNRHHVALNRLKLSAFLHLPSHGDVSRFFGEAGLASNVQAYDLFIAPKLDKAARDYWNGRDLIGRRRISVFSRNIYRTGLLGRFIGLGHLVARLHGVDPSELVQARSIREQRQFFDKRLAPLFDRPFVRWITARKSSLFGLGIPPQQFDELARLSEERSLSGVLRGRLEKLVCHFPLKENYFAWQAFARRYPQPHEGELPLYLQEGSRDAIRDGAERVTVHHANFTELLAGKPAASVDRYVLLDAQDWMNDEQLNNLWTEISRTAAPGAIVIFRTAAESSILDGRLSDTLLGQWEYDAARSQELCRKDRSAIYGGFHIYRKKP, from the coding sequence ATGACTGATCTCGCTCCCGATGCCGGCTACAGCCGGAAGAACGACAAGCTTAAAACCGCTCTTATTCAGCATGATGCGCTGAGCTTTGCCGGCCTGTCCGAGCGATTGTTCGGCCTGCTCTTTTCCGGTCTCGTCTACCCGCAGATATGGGAAGACCCTGATGTCGATATGGAGGCGATGCAGCTTACGAGCGCGCATCGGATCGTGACCATCGGCTCCGGCGGTTGCAACATGCTGGCCTATCTTTCGGCTGGCCCAAACCAGATCGATGTGGTCGATCTCAACCGTCACCACGTCGCCCTCAACCGTTTGAAACTCTCGGCTTTTCTCCATCTTCCCAGTCACGGTGATGTCAGTCGCTTCTTCGGAGAAGCAGGGCTTGCCAGCAATGTTCAGGCCTATGACCTTTTCATCGCGCCGAAACTCGACAAGGCGGCCCGCGACTATTGGAACGGCCGCGACCTGATCGGCCGTCGGCGCATCAGCGTCTTTTCGCGCAACATCTACCGCACCGGGTTGCTTGGTCGCTTCATTGGCCTTGGTCACCTTGTTGCCCGCCTGCACGGCGTTGATCCAAGCGAACTGGTTCAGGCGAGATCCATCCGCGAGCAGCGGCAGTTTTTCGATAAACGACTGGCGCCCCTCTTCGATCGTCCGTTCGTCCGCTGGATCACGGCACGCAAGAGTTCGCTCTTCGGCCTCGGCATTCCGCCGCAGCAGTTCGACGAGCTGGCTCGCCTCAGCGAAGAACGCTCTCTGTCCGGCGTACTGCGCGGCCGATTGGAAAAACTCGTCTGCCACTTCCCGCTCAAGGAAAACTATTTCGCCTGGCAGGCCTTTGCCCGACGTTATCCTCAGCCCCATGAAGGCGAACTGCCTCTCTATCTGCAGGAAGGTTCGCGCGACGCCATTCGCGACGGTGCCGAGCGCGTCACGGTTCACCACGCGAACTTTACCGAGCTTCTTGCCGGCAAGCCCGCAGCTTCGGTCGATCGCTACGTGCTCCTGGATGCCCAGGACTGGATGAACGACGAGCAACTGAACAACCTCTGGACCGAGATTTCCCGCACGGCCGCACCGGGCGCGATTGTCATTTTCCGCACCGCCGCCGAATCCAGTATCCTTGATGGTCGTCTGTCCGACACGTTGCTTGGGCAGTGGGAGTATGACGCTGCCCGCTCGCAGGAGCTGTGCCGCAAGGACCGCTCGGCAATCTACGGCGGCTTCCACATCTACCGGAAAAAACCGTGA
- a CDS encoding class I SAM-dependent methyltransferase, giving the protein MDRMYRYQRHIYDLTRKYYLFGRDTMIRELGVPVGGTVLEVGCGTGRNLALIAKRFPGARLFGLDISAEMLSSAQAKLASLGECGAHTDLPVLRVADATDFSPEQFDASGFDRIVISYALSMIPDWEKAIDAAIAALNPGGSLHIADFGQQERLPRFAGNTLKAWLRRFHVTPRPLLRQALQQRADATGATLEFRALGRGYAWLAIYQQAH; this is encoded by the coding sequence ATGGATCGCATGTATCGCTACCAGCGCCACATCTACGACCTGACCCGCAAATACTATCTCTTCGGTCGTGACACGATGATCCGGGAGCTGGGCGTGCCGGTTGGTGGAACCGTGCTGGAAGTCGGTTGCGGCACCGGGCGAAACCTCGCCCTCATCGCCAAACGGTTTCCCGGTGCCCGACTGTTCGGGCTGGATATTTCCGCCGAGATGCTGTCCAGCGCTCAGGCCAAGCTGGCGTCCCTCGGAGAGTGTGGAGCACATACGGACCTTCCGGTCCTGCGGGTCGCCGATGCAACGGATTTTTCTCCCGAGCAATTCGACGCCAGCGGCTTCGACCGCATCGTCATCTCCTATGCTCTCTCGATGATTCCCGACTGGGAAAAGGCGATCGATGCCGCGATTGCGGCACTCAACCCGGGCGGTTCGCTGCATATCGCTGATTTTGGCCAACAGGAGCGCCTGCCCCGATTCGCTGGCAACACCCTGAAAGCCTGGCTTCGCCGCTTCCATGTCACGCCCCGCCCCTTGCTGCGGCAAGCGCTGCAACAGCGGGCGGATGCCACGGGAGCCACGCTCGAATTTCGGGCGCTCGGA